A segment of the Mangrovimonas sp. YM274 genome:
TTTTCACCCAGAACATAATTCGTTGCCAGGAAATGTATTGGCCGATTTAGCCCAAACTATTACCGATGCAGGAAATAATGATGATGTTAAGGTCATCGTTCTTAAAAGTGGAGGCGATAGAACCTTTTGTGCTGGAGCAAGCTTTAAGGAGTTGATCAATATCAATGACGATGCCACAGGAAAGGTATTCTTTTCTGGCTTTGCCAATGTAATCAATGCCATGCGCAAATGTCCAAAGTTTGTCATTGGGCGTATTCAAGGGAAAACCGTTGGTGGTGGTGTTGGTCTGGCAGCAGCAACTGATTATTGTATGGCGACCAAATTCGCCGAAATCAAACTAAGCGAACTTAATATCGGGATTGGTCCGTTTGTGGTTGGTCCTGCCATAGAGCGTAAAATGGGCGTGAGTGCCATGTCGCAAATTGCTATGGATGCTAATAGTTTTTATTCTCCAGAATGGGCTACAGACAAAGGTTTGTTTACTCAGGTTTTTGATACGACTCAAGACATGGATGAAGCGATAAAAGCTATGGCTGAAAATTTGTGTACTTACAATCCAGAGGCCATGAAAGAAATGAAAACTATGTTCTGGCAAGGAACCGAGCATTGGGATGAATTGCTTTCGGAACGTGCTGCGATTAGTGGACGTTTGGTGTTGGGCGAGTTTACAAAGGAAATTTTGAAACGTTTTAAGTAAACCATGATTTACAGTTTTAAAGGATATACGCCAGTAGTACACGAAAGTAGTTTTGTGCACCCTTTGGCTGCCGTAACCGGAAACGTTATCATTGGGAAAAACTGCTATATAGGTCCTGGAGCTGCCATTCGTGGCGATTGGGGACAAATCATTTTGGAAGATGGTGTGAACGTTCAGGAAAACTGTACGGTGCACATGTTTCCGGGGAAATCAATTACACTTAAAGAAAGTGCCCATGTTGGTCATGGAGCCGTGATTCATGGTGCTAATTTGGGACGAAATTGCTTGATTGGGATGAACAGTGTCATTATGGACGATGCCCAAATAGGGGATGAATGCATCGTTGGTGCTATGGCCTTTGTAAAGGCAGAAACCATCATTCCAAACCGAAGTCTTGTTGTTGGAAACCCAGCCAAAGTTGTCAAGGAAGTTTCCGATGACATGATTGCATGGAAGACCAAAGGGACGCAATTGTATCAGCAATTACCTGCAGATTGCCATGAGAGTTTGAAGGAGGTTGCACCTTTAAGGGAGATTCCAGAAAACATGAAAGTTCAGGAGGGTGCCTATGACACGCTTCGTGATTTTATGAAAAAGTAAGTTTAATAAACTAACAAACATTAGTTCATAAGAATGTCGAAATTCGAATTGAAAATGCCCAAAATGGGCGAAAGTATAACAGAGGGAACCATTATCAATTGGTTGGTGAATGAAGGGGATAGCTTTGAGGAAGGGGATATTCTTTTAGAAGTTGCTACAGATAAGGTTGACAATGAAGTGCCAGCAACGAGCTCGGGGACTTTGGTGAAAACCATGTTCCAAGCTAAAGATGTGGTGCCAGTCGGAGAGGTGATTGCTGTTTTGGAAGTTTCCGAAGCGGTAAAATCTTCTGAAAATACGAAGAGTACATCTG
Coding sequences within it:
- a CDS encoding enoyl-CoA hydratase/isomerase family protein yields the protein MENSPYVKLSIENHVGYVEFFHPEHNSLPGNVLADLAQTITDAGNNDDVKVIVLKSGGDRTFCAGASFKELININDDATGKVFFSGFANVINAMRKCPKFVIGRIQGKTVGGGVGLAAATDYCMATKFAEIKLSELNIGIGPFVVGPAIERKMGVSAMSQIAMDANSFYSPEWATDKGLFTQVFDTTQDMDEAIKAMAENLCTYNPEAMKEMKTMFWQGTEHWDELLSERAAISGRLVLGEFTKEILKRFK
- a CDS encoding transferase hexapeptide repeat family protein — protein: MIYSFKGYTPVVHESSFVHPLAAVTGNVIIGKNCYIGPGAAIRGDWGQIILEDGVNVQENCTVHMFPGKSITLKESAHVGHGAVIHGANLGRNCLIGMNSVIMDDAQIGDECIVGAMAFVKAETIIPNRSLVVGNPAKVVKEVSDDMIAWKTKGTQLYQQLPADCHESLKEVAPLREIPENMKVQEGAYDTLRDFMKK